A genomic segment from Nicotiana tabacum cultivar K326 chromosome 9, ASM71507v2, whole genome shotgun sequence encodes:
- the LOC107765834 gene encoding cysteine and histidine-rich domain-containing protein RAR1-like (The RefSeq protein has 4 substitutions compared to this genomic sequence), giving the protein MERLRCQRIGCNATFTEDDNPENSCTYHESGPLFHDGMKKWSCCKKSSHDFSLFLEIPGCKIGKHTTEKPVIANPAANRNRAIPAPTSTTNVSPKEACPRCRQGFFCSDHGSQPREVIPKASNTVTSVPSESNTDIQQCHPAPVKKKVDINEPQICKNKGCGKTFTEKENHDTACSYHPGPAIFHDRMRGWKCCDIHVKEFDEFMSISPCTTGWHNASPAS; this is encoded by the exons ATGGAGAGACTTCGATGCCAGAGGATCGGTTGCAACGCCACCTTCACTGAGGATGATAACCCTGAAAACTCCTGCACTTATCACGAATCC GGT CCTTTATTTCATGATGGAATGAAGAAGTGGAGTTGTTGCAAGAAAAGCAGTCATGATTTCAGTTTATTTCTCGAAATTCCTGG TTGTAAGACAGGAAAGCACACAACAGAAAAACCAGTGATAGCAAATCCAGCTGCTAACCGGAATAGAGCAATTCCTGCACCAACTTCTACAACCAATGTATCACCGAAAGAAGCTTGTCCTAGATGCCGCCAGGGATTCTTTTGTTCTGATCACG GTTCACAACCCAGAGAAGTAATTCCAAAAGCATCAAATACAGTAACATCTGTACCTTCTGAGAGCAATACAGATGTACAGCAATGCCATCCTGCTCCGGTGAAGAAGAAAGTTGATATAAACGAAccccaaatttgtaaaaataaGGGCTGTGGTAAGACCTttacagaaaaggaaaatcatGACGCTGCTTGCAGTTACCATCCTGGCCCCGCTATCTTCCATGATCGGATGAGAGGA TGGAAATGCTGTGATATTCATGTCAAAGAATTTGATGAGTTCATGAGCATATCGCCATGCACCACAGGATGGCACAATGCCAACCCAGCGTCCTAA
- the LOC142164029 gene encoding uncharacterized protein LOC142164029, protein MFVDNNFTESFNAWILDTRYKPIIKILKDIRVKVKVMEMLREHEDKVKSWTADFSLYAMKLYEGYLRIAHKCVVHFNGDWGYEISEGLDKHIVNMVLKQCSCKSWQLSGIPCPHAIRAFEYKSLDPLQGIHWWYSKETTLKTYSHKILPVREEKFWKVVPADAMEPPQIMKLAGRPKVKKTREKDEAIKRQREWSMLRKGRVMNCSNY, encoded by the coding sequence ATGTTTGTGGATAACAATTTCACAGAATCATTTAATGCATGGATCTTGGATACAAGGTATAAACCTATAATTAAGATTCTAAAGGACATTAGGGTGAAGGTGAAGGTGATGGAAATGCTGAGAGAACATGAGGATAAAGTGAAGTCATGGACTGCTGACTTTAGTCTTTATGCCATGAAGCTTTATGAAGGTTATTTGAGGATTGCACATAAATGTGTGGTTCACTTTAATGGTGACTGGGGCTATGAAATATCTGAAGGGCTTGATAAACACATAGTAAACATGGTTTTGAAGCAATGCAGCTGTAAGTCTTGGCAACTATCTGGAATACCATGTCCTCATGCCATTAGGGCATTTGAGTACAAAAGTCTTGATCCTTTGCAGGGAATACATTGGTGGTATAGTAAAGAGACAACATTAAAGACTTATTCACACAAGATACTGCCTGTTAGGGAAGAAAAATTCTGGAAGGTAGTCCCTGCAGATGCAATGGAACCACCACAGATAATGAAGTTAGCTGGCAGACCTAAGGTGAAGAAAACTAGGGAAAAGGATGAAGCAATTAAGAGACAAAGAGAATGGTCTATGTTAAGGAAAGGAAGGGTTATGAACTGCAGCAACTATTGA
- the LOC107765834 gene encoding cysteine and histidine-rich domain-containing protein RAR1-like isoform X1 — protein sequence MNYALPSKHLLISLFFFCTDRIERECTCWVLWHQGPLFHDGMKKWSCCKKSSHDFSLFLEIPGCKTGKHTTEKPVIANPAANRNRAIPAPTSTTNVSPKEACPRCRQGFFCSDHGSQPREVIPKASNTVTSVPSESNTDVQQCHPAPVKKKVDINEPQICKNKGCGKTFTEKENHDAACSYHPGPAIFHDRMRGWKCCDIHVKEFDEFMSISPCTTGWHNANPAS from the exons ATGAATTATGCATTACCTTCTAAACATCTGTTGATAAGTTTGTTCTTCTTTTGCACGGACCGCATTGAACGTGAATGCACTTGCTGGGTCCTTTGGCATCAGGGT CCTTTATTTCATGATGGAATGAAGAAGTGGAGTTGTTGCAAGAAAAGCAGTCATGATTTCAGTTTATTTCTCGAAATTCCTGG TTGTAAGACAGGAAAGCACACAACAGAAAAACCAGTGATAGCAAATCCAGCTGCTAACCGGAATAGAGCAATTCCTGCACCAACTTCTACAACCAATGTATCACCGAAAGAAGCTTGTCCTAGATGCCGCCAGGGATTCTTTTGTTCTGATCACG GTTCACAACCCAGAGAAGTAATTCCAAAAGCATCAAATACAGTAACATCTGTACCTTCTGAGAGCAATACAGATGTACAGCAATGCCATCCTGCTCCGGTGAAGAAGAAAGTTGATATAAACGAAccccaaatttgtaaaaataaGGGCTGTGGTAAGACCTttacagaaaaggaaaatcatGACGCTGCTTGCAGTTACCATCCTGGCCCCGCTATCTTCCATGATCGGATGAGAGGA TGGAAATGCTGTGATATTCATGTCAAAGAATTTGATGAGTTCATGAGCATATCGCCATGCACCACAGGATGGCACAATGCCAACCCAGCGTCCTAA